The proteins below are encoded in one region of Paenisporosarcina cavernae:
- a CDS encoding YciI family protein codes for MLFMILVKASKNAEAGNFPSAELQEAMTKYNRELVAAGVRVMAKGLYPSSNGVKISYPSPGAEPVRTEGPFENPSDIVAGFILLDVDSREEALKWAMKMPDPQGDGEGQIEVRQVHE; via the coding sequence ATGCTTTTTATGATACTGGTGAAAGCCTCAAAAAATGCAGAAGCAGGGAATTTTCCAAGCGCAGAATTACAAGAGGCTATGACCAAATACAACCGGGAATTAGTTGCTGCCGGGGTTCGAGTAATGGCAAAAGGTCTCTATCCAAGTTCGAACGGCGTGAAGATTTCCTATCCTTCACCAGGAGCGGAACCAGTTCGAACGGAAGGGCCATTCGAAAATCCAAGCGACATTGTCGCAGGGTTTATTTTACTGGACGTGGATTCGAGAGAAGAAGCGCTTAAGTGGGCTATGAAAATGCCGGATCCCCAAGGCGATGGAGAAGGACAAATTGAAGTACGACAAGTGCACGAATAA
- a CDS encoding GNAT family N-acetyltransferase: protein MLYLETITKHNWLKAISLQVRDDQLTFVARNVVSLAQLNFLDHFQAKGIFAEDEMVGFTLFGIDEKDQSYWIYRMMIDQHHQGKGYGKEALKLIIEDIRKQKEAHHSTITLSYEPENEVAKQLYEKAGFREVNGLLIENEQVSRYTF from the coding sequence ATGCTATATCTTGAAACTATCACAAAACATAATTGGCTAAAAGCAATTTCCTTACAGGTAAGAGACGACCAGCTTACATTTGTAGCACGAAACGTGGTGTCACTTGCCCAATTAAATTTTCTGGACCATTTCCAAGCGAAAGGTATTTTTGCGGAGGATGAAATGGTTGGTTTTACTCTCTTCGGAATAGACGAAAAAGATCAGTCGTACTGGATTTACCGCATGATGATTGACCAACACCATCAAGGAAAAGGATACGGAAAAGAAGCGTTAAAGCTTATCATTGAAGATATTCGCAAGCAAAAAGAAGCCCACCATTCAACGATTACGTTATCGTACGAACCCGAAAATGAGGTCGCCAAACAACTATATGAAAAAGCCGGTTTTCGTGAAGTCAACGGCTTACTTATAGAAAACGAGCAAGTATCTCGATACACATTTTAA
- a CDS encoding DUF4825 domain-containing protein: protein MKKTGTFFLSIILATSLAACNEESTMYGDVFDYKDSYVGDNSSVVAIVKTMPGNESVDQIALETNEKPYGIEISYKEEDTFLDEHKRGEIMVSNATYLYTLVKNVEIITFVFPEKEYQLSRQEVEEWYGQELSEVETEDQLQTLMEEKLENENAISELIPQ from the coding sequence ATGAAAAAAACAGGTACTTTCTTTCTATCCATCATCCTTGCAACTAGTTTGGCTGCGTGTAATGAAGAATCGACGATGTACGGAGATGTTTTTGATTACAAAGATTCGTATGTGGGGGATAACAGTTCTGTCGTCGCAATTGTCAAGACGATGCCGGGCAATGAATCGGTTGATCAAATTGCGTTAGAAACAAATGAAAAACCATATGGGATCGAGATTTCCTATAAGGAAGAAGATACGTTTTTGGATGAACATAAACGAGGAGAAATCATGGTTTCGAATGCAACATATCTGTATACATTAGTAAAAAATGTCGAGATCATCACGTTTGTTTTTCCAGAAAAGGAATACCAATTGTCTAGACAAGAGGTGGAAGAATGGTATGGCCAAGAGTTAAGCGAGGTGGAAACAGAAGACCAACTTCAAACGCTTATGGAAGAAAAACTAGAGAATGAGAATGCGATTTCCGAGTTAATTCCACAATAG